In Drosophila yakuba strain Tai18E2 chromosome X, Prin_Dyak_Tai18E2_2.1, whole genome shotgun sequence, a single genomic region encodes these proteins:
- the LOC6525238 gene encoding AP-1 complex subunit gamma-1 isoform X3 — protein MNSEHGFNPAFNMATIRQAFTEAVERVRMPTPTRLRDLIRQIRAARTAAEERAVVNKECAYIRSTFREEDSVWRCRNIAKLLYIHMLGYPAHFGQLECLKLTASTRFTDKRIGYLGAMLLLDERQDVHLLITNCLKNDLNSSTQFVVGLALCTLGAIASPEMARDLASEVERLMKSPNTYIRKKATLCAFRVIRRVPELMEIFLPATRSLLSEKNHGILITGVTLITEMCENSSDTLMHFKKDSGNREIVPNLVRILKNLILGGYSPEHDVSGVSDPFLQVKILRLLRILGHNDPDASEAMNDILAQVATNTETSKNVGNTILYETVLSIMDIRSEGGLRVLAVNILGRFLLNSDKNIRYVALNTLLRTVHADTSAVQRHRTTILECLKDPDVSIRRRAMELSFALINAQNIRTMTKELLLFLEKADAEFKAQCSSGMILAAERYSPTTRWHLDTQLSVLIAAGNYVRDDVVSSTIQLVSSSPVPEQTYITNRFWESLQVANHCEDKQPLLQVAVWAIGEYGDLFMYGANEDEFERPTESDLIAVYYKFLTSAQVSTTSKQYALVSLAKLSTRLQQCVEEIQALITSFGSHLNVDLQQRGVEFTQLFGHYKHLRPPLLEKMPAMQISRISSQNGESGGGSFDDNSPDVIENGVEGGGGGGHSLIESNMNTLGDNTNILLDLLGSTDLSAGGAGDLVAATDLSNAVHKKNSRNANDVVAPVSNNQDLLDLLDLDLSAPPSTTTGAPAGGGGGGGILALAGDNNQSSAANMNNMLGGLDLGGFGSGLDSSVSIPTNGNDLASMLGGLGAPPAASAPLAAPAPVGNLIDGHAGGLLGDLNPTAASNNVVVPPQGPRLTALDKDGLLVQLVSVRGSDCMRIYMTTTNNSDNTLDQYLLQAAVQRSFQLQMLTPSGSVLPPGGVITQEMRVVATSNATLRMRLRIQYVLDGQQQVEQTEVSGFPEQQPAAAAAAE, from the exons ATGAACTCCGAGCATGG ATTTAATCCAGCCTTCAATATGGCCACCATACGGCAAGCATTCACAGAGGCGGTGGAGAGGG TCAGAatgcccacgcccacacgccTGCGCGACCTCATCCGACAGATTCGCGCCGCCAGAACCGCCGCCGAGGAGCGAGCGGTGGTCAACAAAGAGTGCGCCTACATACGGAGCACGTTCCGCGAGGAGGACTCCGTCTGGCG CTGTCGCAACATTGCCAAGCTGCTGTACATACACATGCTCGGCTATCCGGCTCACTTTGGCCAACTGGAGTGCCTTAAGCTGACGGCCAGCACGCGGTTCACAGACAAGCGGATCGGCTACCTGGGcgccatgctgctgctggatgagCGGCAGGATGTCCACCTGCTCATCACCAACTGCTTGAAGAA CGACTTGAACAGCTCCACGCAGTTCGTCGTGGGCCTGGCCCTGTGCACTCTGGGTGCGATCGCCTCACCGGAAATGGCCCGGGATCTGGCCAGCGAGGTGGAGCGTCTGATGAAGTCTCCGAACACGTACATTCGCAAGAAGGCAACGCTGTGCGCCTTCCGCGTCATCCGTCGTGTGCCCGAGCTGATGGAGATCTTTTTGCCGGCCACGCGTTCCCTGCTCAGCGAGAAGAATCATG GAATTTTGATCACTGGCGTTACGCTGATCACGGAGATGTGCGAGAACAGTTCGGACACGCTGATGCATTTCAAGAAG GATAGCGGAAATCGAGAG ATTGTGCCGAACTTGGTGCGCATCCTGAAGAACCTGATCCTGGGCGGCTATTCGCCGGAGCACGACGTCAGCGGCGTGAGCGATCCGTTTCTGCAGGTGAAGATCCTGCGACTGCTGCGCATCCTGGGCCACAATGATCCGGATGCCTCCGAAGCGATGAACGACATCCTGGCCCAGGTGGCCACCAACACGGAGACGAGCAAGAATGTGGGCAACACCATCCTCTACGAGACCGTGCTCTCCATCATGGATATACG CTCGGAGGGTGGATTGCGCGTCCTGGCCGTCAATATCCTGGGACGATTCCTGCTCAACTCGGACAAGAACATACGGTACGTGGCGCTGAACACGCTGCTGCGAACGGTGCACGCGGACACGTCGGCGGTGCAGCGGCATCGCACCACCATTCTGGAGTGCCTCAAGGATCCGGACGTCTCGATCCGTCGGCGGGCGATGGAGCTGTCGTTTGCGCTGATCAATGCACAAAACATACGTACAATGACCAAGGAGCTGCTGCTCTTCCTCGAGAAGGCGGACGCCGAATTCAAGGCGCAGTGCAGCTCGGGCATGATCCTGGCCGCCGAGCGTTACTCCCCAACCACGCGCTGGCATCTGGACACGCAGTTGAGCGTGCTTATTGCGGCCGGCAACTATGTGCGCGACGACGTCGTCTCCTCCACCATTCAGCTGGTGTCCAGCAGTCCCGTCCCGGAGCAGACGTACATCACGAACCGTTTCTGGGAGTCGCTGCAGGTGGCCAATCATTGCGAGGACAAGCAGCCGCTGCTGCAGGTTGCCGTCTGGGCCATAGGCGAGTACGGTGATCTCTTCATGTACGGCGCCAACGAGGATG AGTTTGAACGGCCCACTGAGAGTGATCTGATCGCTGTGTATTATAAGTTTTTAACCTCTGCTCAAGTCTCGACCACAAGCAAGCAATATGCTCTTGTCTCCCTAGCCAAGCTAAGCACGCGTTTGCAACAGTGCGTGGA GGAAATCCAAGCACTGATCACGTCCTTTGGCAGCCACCTGAATGTGGATCTGCAGCAGCGAGGCGTGGAGTTCACGCAGCTCTTTGGCCATTACAAGCATCTGCGCCCACCGCTGCTGGAGAAGATGCCGGCCATGCAGATCAGCAGGATTAGCTCGCAGAACGGCGAGAGCGGCGGTGGCTCCTTCGACGACAACAGTCCCGATGTCATTGAAAATGGCGTGGAgggaggcggcggtggcggaCACTCACTTATCGAAAGCAATATGAACACTCTTGGTGACAATACG AACATTTTGCTGGATCTGCTGGGCAGCACGGATCTCTCGGCGGGAGGCGCTGGCGATTTGGTGGCGGCCACGGATCTCTCGAATGCCGTGCATAAAAAGAACTCGCGCAATGCTAACGATGTAGTGGCGCCCGTTTCCAATAATCAGGATCTGTTGGATCTGCTCGATTTGGATCTATCCGCGCCTCCGTCCACGACGACGGGCGCGCCGGcgggcggaggaggaggtggtggcaTTCTGGCCCTGGCCGGGGACAATAACCAGAGCAGTGCGGCAAACATGAATAACATGCTCGGTGGCCTTGATTTGGGCGGCTTTGGATCTGGCCTGGACAGCTCAGTCAGCATACCCACAAACGGCAACGATTTGGCCAGCATGTTGGGTGGACTGGGAGCCCCGCCGGCTGCATCAGCGCCACTGGCGGCTCCAGCTCCCGTTGGCAACCTCATCGATGGCCATGCCGGCGGTCTGCTGGGCGATCTGAATCCCACGGCTGCCTCCAACAATGTAGTAGTG cctCCACAGGGTCCCAGGCTGACGGCGTTGGACAAGGATGGGTTACTGGTGCAACTGGTTTCGGTCAGGGGCAGCGACTGCATGCGCATCTATATGACGACCACGAATAACTCAGATAATACCCTGGATCAGTACTTGCTGCAG GCGGCTGTGCAAAGGAGTTTCCAGCTGCAGATGCTGACGCCATCCGGCTCCGTGCTGCCGCCCGGTGGAGTTATAACGCAGGAGATGCGTGTGGTAGCCACGTCGAAT GCGACACTGCGGATGCGTCTGCGCATCCAGTACGTGCTCGATGGCCAGCAGCAGGTGGAGCAGACGGAGGTCAGTGGATTTCCCGAGCAGCAgccggcggcggcggcggccgcAGAGTAG
- the LOC6525238 gene encoding AP-1 complex subunit gamma-1 isoform X2: protein MYPYYEQDWSVLPPENNRRFNPAFNMATIRQAFTEAVERVRMPTPTRLRDLIRQIRAARTAAEERAVVNKECAYIRSTFREEDSVWRCRNIAKLLYIHMLGYPAHFGQLECLKLTASTRFTDKRIGYLGAMLLLDERQDVHLLITNCLKNDLNSSTQFVVGLALCTLGAIASPEMARDLASEVERLMKSPNTYIRKKATLCAFRVIRRVPELMEIFLPATRSLLSEKNHGILITGVTLITEMCENSSDTLMHFKKIVPNLVRILKNLILGGYSPEHDVSGVSDPFLQVKILRLLRILGHNDPDASEAMNDILAQVATNTETSKNVGNTILYETVLSIMDIRSEGGLRVLAVNILGRFLLNSDKNIRYVALNTLLRTVHADTSAVQRHRTTILECLKDPDVSIRRRAMELSFALINAQNIRTMTKELLLFLEKADAEFKAQCSSGMILAAERYSPTTRWHLDTQLSVLIAAGNYVRDDVVSSTIQLVSSSPVPEQTYITNRFWESLQVANHCEDKQPLLQVAVWAIGEYGDLFMYGANEDEFERPTESDLIAVYYKFLTSAQVSTTSKQYALVSLAKLSTRLQQCVEEIQALITSFGSHLNVDLQQRGVEFTQLFGHYKHLRPPLLEKMPAMQISRISSQNGESGGGSFDDNSPDVIENGVEGGGGGGHSLIESNMNTLGDNTNILLDLLGSTDLSAGGAGDLVAATDLSNAVHKKNSRNANDVVAPVSNNQDLLDLLDLDLSAPPSTTTGAPAGGGGGGGILALAGDNNQSSAANMNNMLGGLDLGGFGSGLDSSVSIPTNGNDLASMLGGLGAPPAASAPLAAPAPVGNLIDGHAGGLLGDLNPTAASNNVVVPPQGPRLTALDKDGLLVQLVSVRGSDCMRIYMTTTNNSDNTLDQYLLQAAVQRSFQLQMLTPSGSVLPPGGVITQEMRVVATSNATLRMRLRIQYVLDGQQQVEQTEVSGFPEQQPAAAAAAE from the exons ATGTATCCGTATTACGAGCAGGACTGGAGCGTTCTGCCGCCGGAGAACAATCGCAG ATTTAATCCAGCCTTCAATATGGCCACCATACGGCAAGCATTCACAGAGGCGGTGGAGAGGG TCAGAatgcccacgcccacacgccTGCGCGACCTCATCCGACAGATTCGCGCCGCCAGAACCGCCGCCGAGGAGCGAGCGGTGGTCAACAAAGAGTGCGCCTACATACGGAGCACGTTCCGCGAGGAGGACTCCGTCTGGCG CTGTCGCAACATTGCCAAGCTGCTGTACATACACATGCTCGGCTATCCGGCTCACTTTGGCCAACTGGAGTGCCTTAAGCTGACGGCCAGCACGCGGTTCACAGACAAGCGGATCGGCTACCTGGGcgccatgctgctgctggatgagCGGCAGGATGTCCACCTGCTCATCACCAACTGCTTGAAGAA CGACTTGAACAGCTCCACGCAGTTCGTCGTGGGCCTGGCCCTGTGCACTCTGGGTGCGATCGCCTCACCGGAAATGGCCCGGGATCTGGCCAGCGAGGTGGAGCGTCTGATGAAGTCTCCGAACACGTACATTCGCAAGAAGGCAACGCTGTGCGCCTTCCGCGTCATCCGTCGTGTGCCCGAGCTGATGGAGATCTTTTTGCCGGCCACGCGTTCCCTGCTCAGCGAGAAGAATCATG GAATTTTGATCACTGGCGTTACGCTGATCACGGAGATGTGCGAGAACAGTTCGGACACGCTGATGCATTTCAAGAAG ATTGTGCCGAACTTGGTGCGCATCCTGAAGAACCTGATCCTGGGCGGCTATTCGCCGGAGCACGACGTCAGCGGCGTGAGCGATCCGTTTCTGCAGGTGAAGATCCTGCGACTGCTGCGCATCCTGGGCCACAATGATCCGGATGCCTCCGAAGCGATGAACGACATCCTGGCCCAGGTGGCCACCAACACGGAGACGAGCAAGAATGTGGGCAACACCATCCTCTACGAGACCGTGCTCTCCATCATGGATATACG CTCGGAGGGTGGATTGCGCGTCCTGGCCGTCAATATCCTGGGACGATTCCTGCTCAACTCGGACAAGAACATACGGTACGTGGCGCTGAACACGCTGCTGCGAACGGTGCACGCGGACACGTCGGCGGTGCAGCGGCATCGCACCACCATTCTGGAGTGCCTCAAGGATCCGGACGTCTCGATCCGTCGGCGGGCGATGGAGCTGTCGTTTGCGCTGATCAATGCACAAAACATACGTACAATGACCAAGGAGCTGCTGCTCTTCCTCGAGAAGGCGGACGCCGAATTCAAGGCGCAGTGCAGCTCGGGCATGATCCTGGCCGCCGAGCGTTACTCCCCAACCACGCGCTGGCATCTGGACACGCAGTTGAGCGTGCTTATTGCGGCCGGCAACTATGTGCGCGACGACGTCGTCTCCTCCACCATTCAGCTGGTGTCCAGCAGTCCCGTCCCGGAGCAGACGTACATCACGAACCGTTTCTGGGAGTCGCTGCAGGTGGCCAATCATTGCGAGGACAAGCAGCCGCTGCTGCAGGTTGCCGTCTGGGCCATAGGCGAGTACGGTGATCTCTTCATGTACGGCGCCAACGAGGATG AGTTTGAACGGCCCACTGAGAGTGATCTGATCGCTGTGTATTATAAGTTTTTAACCTCTGCTCAAGTCTCGACCACAAGCAAGCAATATGCTCTTGTCTCCCTAGCCAAGCTAAGCACGCGTTTGCAACAGTGCGTGGA GGAAATCCAAGCACTGATCACGTCCTTTGGCAGCCACCTGAATGTGGATCTGCAGCAGCGAGGCGTGGAGTTCACGCAGCTCTTTGGCCATTACAAGCATCTGCGCCCACCGCTGCTGGAGAAGATGCCGGCCATGCAGATCAGCAGGATTAGCTCGCAGAACGGCGAGAGCGGCGGTGGCTCCTTCGACGACAACAGTCCCGATGTCATTGAAAATGGCGTGGAgggaggcggcggtggcggaCACTCACTTATCGAAAGCAATATGAACACTCTTGGTGACAATACG AACATTTTGCTGGATCTGCTGGGCAGCACGGATCTCTCGGCGGGAGGCGCTGGCGATTTGGTGGCGGCCACGGATCTCTCGAATGCCGTGCATAAAAAGAACTCGCGCAATGCTAACGATGTAGTGGCGCCCGTTTCCAATAATCAGGATCTGTTGGATCTGCTCGATTTGGATCTATCCGCGCCTCCGTCCACGACGACGGGCGCGCCGGcgggcggaggaggaggtggtggcaTTCTGGCCCTGGCCGGGGACAATAACCAGAGCAGTGCGGCAAACATGAATAACATGCTCGGTGGCCTTGATTTGGGCGGCTTTGGATCTGGCCTGGACAGCTCAGTCAGCATACCCACAAACGGCAACGATTTGGCCAGCATGTTGGGTGGACTGGGAGCCCCGCCGGCTGCATCAGCGCCACTGGCGGCTCCAGCTCCCGTTGGCAACCTCATCGATGGCCATGCCGGCGGTCTGCTGGGCGATCTGAATCCCACGGCTGCCTCCAACAATGTAGTAGTG cctCCACAGGGTCCCAGGCTGACGGCGTTGGACAAGGATGGGTTACTGGTGCAACTGGTTTCGGTCAGGGGCAGCGACTGCATGCGCATCTATATGACGACCACGAATAACTCAGATAATACCCTGGATCAGTACTTGCTGCAG GCGGCTGTGCAAAGGAGTTTCCAGCTGCAGATGCTGACGCCATCCGGCTCCGTGCTGCCGCCCGGTGGAGTTATAACGCAGGAGATGCGTGTGGTAGCCACGTCGAAT GCGACACTGCGGATGCGTCTGCGCATCCAGTACGTGCTCGATGGCCAGCAGCAGGTGGAGCAGACGGAGGTCAGTGGATTTCCCGAGCAGCAgccggcggcggcggcggccgcAGAGTAG
- the LOC6525238 gene encoding AP-1 complex subunit gamma-1 isoform X1: MYPYYEQDWSVLPPENNRRFNPAFNMATIRQAFTEAVERVRMPTPTRLRDLIRQIRAARTAAEERAVVNKECAYIRSTFREEDSVWRCRNIAKLLYIHMLGYPAHFGQLECLKLTASTRFTDKRIGYLGAMLLLDERQDVHLLITNCLKNDLNSSTQFVVGLALCTLGAIASPEMARDLASEVERLMKSPNTYIRKKATLCAFRVIRRVPELMEIFLPATRSLLSEKNHGILITGVTLITEMCENSSDTLMHFKKDSGNREIVPNLVRILKNLILGGYSPEHDVSGVSDPFLQVKILRLLRILGHNDPDASEAMNDILAQVATNTETSKNVGNTILYETVLSIMDIRSEGGLRVLAVNILGRFLLNSDKNIRYVALNTLLRTVHADTSAVQRHRTTILECLKDPDVSIRRRAMELSFALINAQNIRTMTKELLLFLEKADAEFKAQCSSGMILAAERYSPTTRWHLDTQLSVLIAAGNYVRDDVVSSTIQLVSSSPVPEQTYITNRFWESLQVANHCEDKQPLLQVAVWAIGEYGDLFMYGANEDEFERPTESDLIAVYYKFLTSAQVSTTSKQYALVSLAKLSTRLQQCVEEIQALITSFGSHLNVDLQQRGVEFTQLFGHYKHLRPPLLEKMPAMQISRISSQNGESGGGSFDDNSPDVIENGVEGGGGGGHSLIESNMNTLGDNTNILLDLLGSTDLSAGGAGDLVAATDLSNAVHKKNSRNANDVVAPVSNNQDLLDLLDLDLSAPPSTTTGAPAGGGGGGGILALAGDNNQSSAANMNNMLGGLDLGGFGSGLDSSVSIPTNGNDLASMLGGLGAPPAASAPLAAPAPVGNLIDGHAGGLLGDLNPTAASNNVVVPPQGPRLTALDKDGLLVQLVSVRGSDCMRIYMTTTNNSDNTLDQYLLQAAVQRSFQLQMLTPSGSVLPPGGVITQEMRVVATSNATLRMRLRIQYVLDGQQQVEQTEVSGFPEQQPAAAAAAE; this comes from the exons ATGTATCCGTATTACGAGCAGGACTGGAGCGTTCTGCCGCCGGAGAACAATCGCAG ATTTAATCCAGCCTTCAATATGGCCACCATACGGCAAGCATTCACAGAGGCGGTGGAGAGGG TCAGAatgcccacgcccacacgccTGCGCGACCTCATCCGACAGATTCGCGCCGCCAGAACCGCCGCCGAGGAGCGAGCGGTGGTCAACAAAGAGTGCGCCTACATACGGAGCACGTTCCGCGAGGAGGACTCCGTCTGGCG CTGTCGCAACATTGCCAAGCTGCTGTACATACACATGCTCGGCTATCCGGCTCACTTTGGCCAACTGGAGTGCCTTAAGCTGACGGCCAGCACGCGGTTCACAGACAAGCGGATCGGCTACCTGGGcgccatgctgctgctggatgagCGGCAGGATGTCCACCTGCTCATCACCAACTGCTTGAAGAA CGACTTGAACAGCTCCACGCAGTTCGTCGTGGGCCTGGCCCTGTGCACTCTGGGTGCGATCGCCTCACCGGAAATGGCCCGGGATCTGGCCAGCGAGGTGGAGCGTCTGATGAAGTCTCCGAACACGTACATTCGCAAGAAGGCAACGCTGTGCGCCTTCCGCGTCATCCGTCGTGTGCCCGAGCTGATGGAGATCTTTTTGCCGGCCACGCGTTCCCTGCTCAGCGAGAAGAATCATG GAATTTTGATCACTGGCGTTACGCTGATCACGGAGATGTGCGAGAACAGTTCGGACACGCTGATGCATTTCAAGAAG GATAGCGGAAATCGAGAG ATTGTGCCGAACTTGGTGCGCATCCTGAAGAACCTGATCCTGGGCGGCTATTCGCCGGAGCACGACGTCAGCGGCGTGAGCGATCCGTTTCTGCAGGTGAAGATCCTGCGACTGCTGCGCATCCTGGGCCACAATGATCCGGATGCCTCCGAAGCGATGAACGACATCCTGGCCCAGGTGGCCACCAACACGGAGACGAGCAAGAATGTGGGCAACACCATCCTCTACGAGACCGTGCTCTCCATCATGGATATACG CTCGGAGGGTGGATTGCGCGTCCTGGCCGTCAATATCCTGGGACGATTCCTGCTCAACTCGGACAAGAACATACGGTACGTGGCGCTGAACACGCTGCTGCGAACGGTGCACGCGGACACGTCGGCGGTGCAGCGGCATCGCACCACCATTCTGGAGTGCCTCAAGGATCCGGACGTCTCGATCCGTCGGCGGGCGATGGAGCTGTCGTTTGCGCTGATCAATGCACAAAACATACGTACAATGACCAAGGAGCTGCTGCTCTTCCTCGAGAAGGCGGACGCCGAATTCAAGGCGCAGTGCAGCTCGGGCATGATCCTGGCCGCCGAGCGTTACTCCCCAACCACGCGCTGGCATCTGGACACGCAGTTGAGCGTGCTTATTGCGGCCGGCAACTATGTGCGCGACGACGTCGTCTCCTCCACCATTCAGCTGGTGTCCAGCAGTCCCGTCCCGGAGCAGACGTACATCACGAACCGTTTCTGGGAGTCGCTGCAGGTGGCCAATCATTGCGAGGACAAGCAGCCGCTGCTGCAGGTTGCCGTCTGGGCCATAGGCGAGTACGGTGATCTCTTCATGTACGGCGCCAACGAGGATG AGTTTGAACGGCCCACTGAGAGTGATCTGATCGCTGTGTATTATAAGTTTTTAACCTCTGCTCAAGTCTCGACCACAAGCAAGCAATATGCTCTTGTCTCCCTAGCCAAGCTAAGCACGCGTTTGCAACAGTGCGTGGA GGAAATCCAAGCACTGATCACGTCCTTTGGCAGCCACCTGAATGTGGATCTGCAGCAGCGAGGCGTGGAGTTCACGCAGCTCTTTGGCCATTACAAGCATCTGCGCCCACCGCTGCTGGAGAAGATGCCGGCCATGCAGATCAGCAGGATTAGCTCGCAGAACGGCGAGAGCGGCGGTGGCTCCTTCGACGACAACAGTCCCGATGTCATTGAAAATGGCGTGGAgggaggcggcggtggcggaCACTCACTTATCGAAAGCAATATGAACACTCTTGGTGACAATACG AACATTTTGCTGGATCTGCTGGGCAGCACGGATCTCTCGGCGGGAGGCGCTGGCGATTTGGTGGCGGCCACGGATCTCTCGAATGCCGTGCATAAAAAGAACTCGCGCAATGCTAACGATGTAGTGGCGCCCGTTTCCAATAATCAGGATCTGTTGGATCTGCTCGATTTGGATCTATCCGCGCCTCCGTCCACGACGACGGGCGCGCCGGcgggcggaggaggaggtggtggcaTTCTGGCCCTGGCCGGGGACAATAACCAGAGCAGTGCGGCAAACATGAATAACATGCTCGGTGGCCTTGATTTGGGCGGCTTTGGATCTGGCCTGGACAGCTCAGTCAGCATACCCACAAACGGCAACGATTTGGCCAGCATGTTGGGTGGACTGGGAGCCCCGCCGGCTGCATCAGCGCCACTGGCGGCTCCAGCTCCCGTTGGCAACCTCATCGATGGCCATGCCGGCGGTCTGCTGGGCGATCTGAATCCCACGGCTGCCTCCAACAATGTAGTAGTG cctCCACAGGGTCCCAGGCTGACGGCGTTGGACAAGGATGGGTTACTGGTGCAACTGGTTTCGGTCAGGGGCAGCGACTGCATGCGCATCTATATGACGACCACGAATAACTCAGATAATACCCTGGATCAGTACTTGCTGCAG GCGGCTGTGCAAAGGAGTTTCCAGCTGCAGATGCTGACGCCATCCGGCTCCGTGCTGCCGCCCGGTGGAGTTATAACGCAGGAGATGCGTGTGGTAGCCACGTCGAAT GCGACACTGCGGATGCGTCTGCGCATCCAGTACGTGCTCGATGGCCAGCAGCAGGTGGAGCAGACGGAGGTCAGTGGATTTCCCGAGCAGCAgccggcggcggcggcggccgcAGAGTAG